One Rhodobacteraceae bacterium M385 genomic region harbors:
- a CDS encoding amidohydrolase produces the protein MSAPLTIEADEHAMLVALRHDLHAHPELGFEEERTAEIVAQKLTEAGITVDRGLGKTGVVGTLTVGNGTGRIALRADMDALAMPETGNPPHKSTQAGKMHACGHDGHTTMLLGAARHLAATRNFSGTVHFIFQPAEEGRGGAKAMIDDGFYDKFPVDRVYGLHNMPGLDPDEMAVVSGPQLASSDSWEVTFTGVGTHGAKPHLGRDPITAAGQFLAAIHAIVARVVDPLQPAVVSACALEAGDFKALNVIPNTARVAGTARAYTPEVRDQLEAEIGAVAHGIAAAFGVTASYSFTRRIPPVVNDADTAARALSAAQTALGHDRIRTEFPPSTAGDDFAFFSQDVPGCYVWLGNGPAVDGALHHNTGYDFNDAAIAPGMAFWTRLVEAELPA, from the coding sequence ATGTCTGCGCCCCTCACCATTGAAGCTGATGAACACGCCATGTTGGTGGCCCTGCGCCATGATCTGCACGCGCACCCGGAACTGGGGTTTGAGGAAGAGCGCACAGCGGAGATCGTCGCCCAGAAGCTGACAGAGGCAGGCATTACCGTGGATCGTGGCCTTGGCAAAACCGGCGTTGTGGGGACGTTGACCGTAGGCAATGGGACCGGGCGTATCGCGCTTCGCGCCGATATGGACGCCCTCGCGATGCCAGAGACAGGCAATCCGCCCCATAAATCCACCCAAGCCGGGAAAATGCACGCCTGCGGCCACGACGGGCACACAACCATGCTCCTGGGGGCCGCGCGGCATCTGGCTGCGACGCGAAATTTCTCGGGCACGGTACATTTCATCTTCCAGCCTGCGGAAGAGGGGCGCGGGGGCGCGAAGGCGATGATTGACGATGGGTTTTACGACAAATTTCCCGTGGACCGCGTCTATGGCCTTCACAATATGCCCGGTCTCGATCCCGATGAAATGGCGGTGGTGAGCGGACCGCAATTGGCCTCTTCCGATAGTTGGGAGGTCACGTTTACAGGCGTTGGTACCCACGGCGCGAAACCGCATCTGGGTCGCGATCCGATTACGGCCGCGGGGCAGTTTCTGGCCGCGATCCACGCGATTGTGGCGCGTGTTGTGGACCCGTTGCAGCCCGCCGTAGTTAGCGCCTGTGCGCTGGAGGCGGGGGATTTCAAGGCGCTGAACGTAATCCCCAACACGGCACGGGTTGCGGGGACTGCGCGGGCCTATACGCCCGAGGTTCGCGATCAGCTAGAGGCCGAGATTGGCGCCGTCGCCCACGGTATCGCGGCGGCCTTTGGGGTCACGGCAAGCTACAGTTTCACACGTCGCATTCCGCCAGTGGTGAACGATGCCGACACCGCGGCGCGGGCGTTGTCTGCGGCGCAAACGGCCCTAGGACATGACCGCATCCGCACGGAATTTCCGCCATCCACGGCAGGGGATGACTTTGCGTTTTTCTCGCAAGACGTGCCGGGATGCTACGTTTGGTTGGGCAACGGTCCGGCGGTGGACGGCGCGTTGCACCATAACACCGGCTACGACTTCAACGATGCTGCCATCGCGCCGGGCATGGCGTTCTGGACGCGGCTGGTAGAGGCGGAATTGCCCGCCTAA
- a CDS encoding phosphoribosyltransferase (Involved in nucleotide synthesis and salvage), giving the protein MRLEPHAFWQHLDAPGTHATAPGTVFRGAYPATLPDGRQMLLPIRDLPGGAGAVASLIVNQASFRVEDALADAMAAQWQDTAPDVVVGVPTLGLPMANALARRLGHDRMVPLGTSRKFWYDDALSEPISSITSPGKGKTIYLDPRMVPLLSGRKVLLVDDVVSTGTSLAAVLRLLAKAGIEPAGIGVAMEQGTRWHQTLPQAERLRGAIKSPLLKASGDGYVVAT; this is encoded by the coding sequence ATGCGCTTGGAACCCCACGCCTTTTGGCAGCACCTCGACGCCCCCGGCACCCATGCGACAGCCCCCGGCACAGTGTTTCGCGGCGCCTATCCGGCAACCCTGCCCGATGGGCGGCAAATGCTGCTGCCAATCCGGGATTTGCCCGGTGGCGCGGGGGCTGTCGCCTCGCTCATCGTGAACCAGGCCTCCTTTCGTGTGGAGGACGCGTTGGCGGACGCCATGGCGGCACAGTGGCAGGACACGGCACCCGATGTGGTTGTGGGGGTGCCGACCCTGGGCCTACCGATGGCAAACGCGCTTGCGCGGCGGTTGGGCCATGACCGCATGGTGCCCTTGGGCACGTCACGGAAGTTTTGGTACGACGATGCGTTGTCCGAACCGATCAGCTCCATCACCTCCCCCGGTAAGGGAAAGACTATTTACCTTGATCCCCGCATGGTGCCGCTACTGAGCGGGCGCAAAGTGCTGCTGGTGGATGATGTGGTTAGCACTGGGACCTCTCTCGCGGCTGTATTGCGCCTGTTGGCGAAGGCCGGGATAGAGCCCGCTGGCATTGGCGTCGCCATGGAACAGGGCACACGGTGGCACCAGACCCTGCCCCAAGCCGAGCGCCTCAGGGGCGCGATAAAATCCCCTCTCCTTAAGGCGTCTGGCGATGGCTATGTCGTGGCGACCTAG